From Methanomicrobia archaeon:
TTAGATTGAGGGCACCATCGCCGACCCGCGGGCTGGCTTGCTCGCGATCTCTTTATCCCGCACAAACCGTCTCACAAATCGCCTTCACGGCCTCCACCGCCTTCGAATCATTCGGGAGTTCGATGATCGGCGTGCCCATCAGATCGAACGCTCCGATCGTCTCGTCTTCTGGTACCGTTCCTATGAGTTCAAGACCGCTCTGCGCTAGTAATCCGGGTAGAGCCCTTTTCACCTGCTCATCGTCCCGCACCTTGTTCACGATCAGGAAGATGTGCCGCACGTTAACCTGCAGCTTTTCCGCGAGCCGTTTAATCGATGATGCTGTTTCAATCCCACGTTTCGTTGGATCGCTCACCACCAGCAGCGTATCTACGTCCCGGGTCGTCCGCCGGCTGAGATGCTCCAGACCAGCTTCGCAATCGATGATGATCGTCGAGAACCGAGCTGATAATTTATCAATGAAGTGCCGGAGCATGTCATTGATCAGGCAATAACAGCCCGGTCCTTCAGAATGCCCCATCGCGAGTACCGAGAAGCGCGGCGTCTTCACCAGAATCTCCTCGATCTTGTACTCGAGCAGCATATCGGTGGGCATATCCTGGGAGAAGAAGACCTGCGACGGCGATGCGATCTCCTCACGTACGTCTCCGATCGTCTTCGTTATTTTTACACCTAACGCGCTCGGCAGGCTCGTTGCCGGGTCCGCATCGATTGCCAGTACCTGCTCACTGCTGCTCGACTCCGTGAGGAATTTCAATAAGAGCGCGGCAATGACCGTCTTTCCCGTGCCACCTTTGCCTGCGACCGCAATGATCTTCCCGCGCTTCACCATCTCGTCTCGTCTCTTCCTCCCGCACGTATCGTCCTACACTGCTCAGCCTTTCGGGCCAACAATTTATAGGGTACTGTTCAATTTTGTACATGAAAAGCCCTATGTCCGCACCGATTTATCTTGAGACATACGAGTGCGGTGAGCTTGACGAACGGATCGCGCAGCTCTGGAGTATACTGCGTGCCTGTACCCTCTGCCCGCGTGAATGCGGTGTTGATCGTATCAACGGTGAGCGGGGTTATTGCAAGTCTGATCGTCAGCTGATAGTCTCCAGTGTGCAGCCGCACTTTGGTGAGGAGGATGTGCTCGTGGGCACGCATGGCTCAGGCACGATCTTTCTCACCAACTGTAACCTGGGCTGCATCTACTGCCAGAACTATGACATCAGTCACCTCGGACACGGGCGACCGATGACCGAGGACGAGCTCGCGCGGAGCATGCTCCGGCTGCAACACCTGGGCTGCCATAACATCAATTTCGTCACACCCACGCACTTCACACCACAGCTCGTGAAAGCGCTCAAGGTCGCGATCGAAGGCGGGCTGCGCGTGCCGCTGGTCTACAACTGCGGCGGCTATGAGTCAACGCGGACACTTGCGCTGCTAGACGGTATCGTGGACCTTTATATGCCGGACCTTAAGTACAGCGATAATGAGGTAGCGAAGCGATATTCAACGGCACATAACTACGTCGAGGTCTCTCGGGCCGCGGTAAAGGAGATGCACCGTCAGGTTGGCGATCTCCGAGTGGACGAGCGTGGAATCGCGGTACGGGGCTTGTTGATACGGCATCTGGTACTGCCGCACGGCCTCGCAGGCTCTGAGGCGGTCTTTAAGTTCATTGCCACTGAACTCTCGCAAGAATCGTATGTAAATATAATGGCGCAATATAGACCTATGTATAAAGCGTGCGAGCATGATGAGCTGAGCAGGGGAGTAACGCTGCGCGAATACCAGGAAGCGCTCATGAGCGCGCGTAAGTGGGGGTTGCACCGGGGATTTGAGGATTAAATGACACGGAAGGAGCGAGACGAGCTAAAGTTCCTGGGTACTGCCGGCGCGCGATTCGTCATGATCACGCAATTTCGTGCCTCTGCCGGGACCCTGCTGAGCCTCCAGGGCACCAACATCCTCATCGATCCGGGGCCGGGAACACTGGTGAAATTTACCGCGAGCCGCCCGAAGCTCAACCCCGCAAAGCTTCATGCACTTGTGCTCACGCACAAGCATCTGGACCACTCTAACGATGTCAATGTGATGATCGAAGCGATGACCGAGGGCGGCTTCAAGCCGCGTGGCGTGCTGCTCTGCCCCAATGACGCGCTTCATAACGGGGGCGATGCGGTCGTCTTGAATTATTATAAGGGCCTTCTGGATCGCATTGAGATCTTTAAGGAGGGCGGCAGCTACACGGTGGGGAAACTCGAGCTCCAGACCCCGAAACGGCACGTGCACAGCATTGTGGAGACCTTCGGACTGAATATCAAATTACAGGGCGGAGCTTCGACGATCGTCTCCTTTATTTCCGATACGCTCTATTTCGAGGGCCTGGAAGAGTATTACGACGGCGCGGTGCTCATCATGAATGTCGCGATGTACCGGCGGCGGGACGGGGTCGATCATCTGTCCGTTAAGGATGCAAAGCGAATCATCGAAGCGCGGCGACCCGAAGTGGCAATCCTCACCCATTTCGGGATGACCATGCTCCGGAACAAGCCCTGGGAGATCGCCAAGCAGCTCAGCGACGAGACCGGGGTGGAGGTCATCGCCGCCCGCGACGGGATGCGATTCGATCTCAGCCCCTTCATATGAGCTTCGTTCCACGCTGCTCAGCACTCACGGTTCTGGAGATCTCCGAAGACGCGTCTATGCCACGCAACGAAGTCCTGCTTCTCCTCTTCAGTCATGCTCGCGAGCTCATAGGCCGCTTTATCCAGTAAATTGCTCATCTCTTCGGGCTCCAATTCGCGCAGCAGGTAGAGTAGTACCTTAAAGAAGACATTGAACTTCGCTTCCAGTCGTCCGACGCGCTCTTTCAACTTCTCGAGTTCTTCAGATTCGTTCATACTTACCTTACGTGCTCGCGGTATGAAAAATGCTCGCGCGCCTTTTATGTTATGTATGCACTGCACGAAGCGGGAAGTGAACCAAAAAAGATATAGCGAATGAGCTATACTCTACGTAAGAGCTCAGGGACGTAAAGAGTGGTGCCATGGATCCGCTGACGCATTACCTAGCCGGTTATTTTCTCGGACGCCGCAGCCAACTCGGTGATGCAGGCGTTCGTGCCGTTACGCTCTGCGCTCTCCTGCCCGATATTGACACGATTGGCGCGGTTGCCGGGTGGGATGCGTTATTCGTGCTGCATCGCACCGCGACCCATTCGCTCCTCGGCGCTCTGGTAATCGCGGTGCTCGTGGTGCTGGGATTCACCGTGGTGCGGGACAGGGTGCAGGCACGACAGCTCCTTCCCTGGTGTGTACTGGGCACGCTCAGTCATCTCTTCCTGGACCTCTTCTCCTTCAAGACCTCGCTGCTTACGATCTTTGGCGTCGCAGCGGCACAACAAGCAGGGCCGGAATATCTGGAGGGCGTTGAGCTCCTCTGGCCGCTCTCAACGGCGCGATTCTCGTTCGTTACAGCGGGGCTGCTCTCCCAGGAGTGCATAAATATCGCGATGCTGGTGATCTTCTCTCTGGCTATCGGCGGCGTGGTCCGTGAAGCGCGGAGGGGGACGTACCCGTGGCACTCGTGGATCACCCTTTTTCGTGAATCGAAATGCTTTAGCGAGCTGAGCTGCAGGTTCACGATCGGTGAGCGGCGGTTAGCCACCCCGTATTGGTCGCTCTGCGAGCGGCTCACCACGCCGCAGTTTGAGGATGGAGAACGCTCCGATGATAATACCGGCAATAGTATCGAAGAGGAGGTCGAGCATGGTCTCGTGGAGCCCCCGCTGCAATGTCGTACCGAGCATGAGATCGAAACCCCATTCCAGAAATTCCCAGACCACGCCCATACTCATGGCAAACAGAACCGTAAAAATGCCGAACCCGAGCGGCGGGAGCTCGACGATACGCACGTGAAAGGCAAGATCGTAGAGGAGGATTACGGCGATGAGGGCGACCGTTGCGGCTGATACGAATTGGGTGAAATGGCCGTAGAAGGGCACTATTTCGTAGAAACCACGGTAGCCGCCAATCACGTGGAGGAAGATGGAGATCGTGATGGTGGTATCGAAGAGGAGGGGGAGTTTCATCTTGAAATCGCGCTCCAGAATAGTGGGCACGAGGGTCAGGAAGAGCGCGAACGAGCTACCGATGAACCAGACGTAGTCACCCCTGAGTAAGGTCGTCACCGCCAGAGCAGCGATGATAAACTTCAGGAAAATGCTCACCAGGTGCTTGTGGCCGAAACGTGACATATCCAGACACTCACCTCTTGATCTCCGCTACGCCATACCGGTAATACTGTACGAGCATCTTATTTATCACTTTATCCTGAATGTAGCTCCGTGTGATCGGTGCATCATCTAATATGATAAATAAATGGATTCTCTGCCACACGGAGGCGAGAGCGGAGCATCGCTAGGCACCGCGAATGCCACATGATGCGGCGCAAGAGTGGGCGGGATTTACGCCACCTGCACATCGCTCCGAACAGTACAGCACACCCTTTGTACAGGTAGTGTGGGGCCGGAGAAATTTGACAGCACGCTGCGACATGCCACTTTCATATCCACTTCAGGTGCGGTTTGTCGCGGACAATAATGCCAGCGTAAGAACAAAGATAGCCCGCTCATGCTCTTCCAAACTCAGATTGACCTGCAAGGGTGAAATACTCAGCTCTTTGTACTTCGTGAAATCGCAATCAAAGCCTTTCGCTTCACAGTACTTCTTAAACTGAGCCAATAACATATGGAGGTGTACCAGTTCTGTTTTTTTCATTGTTCGTATTCTCTATCTGTTTCAAGCTCTGTGATTAGTTCCCTGATTACCAAATGTGCCACCATTTTTTTGCTCCCTCGGTATGTTTCTCTTATCTGCCTTGCCTGTTCGTAATCTCCACCCGTTTCAAGTTCCGTAATTAGCTTCCTCGGTTTCATTTCCCTGATGACTCTTTAACAGAGTATAATACTATTTTATCCACATCAACGCTTACAGTTCTATTCCCAAGAGACGGTAAACGGGTCGAAGAGATATTCCCCCTTTTTTATTATGGGATTTTTCCGTTCTTTATCTGTGCGGTATCCACTAAAAGATTTTCAGCCTGTGCCTTTAACATCCCTGATTCTACCACCAATTTATTCGCTTTTAAATGTAGCTGCTCATACGTTCTCATCGTTTCTTCCCCTTCAAAGCTACACACACCGCAGCCACATTCACAACAATACCCCACAGCGCCCTTTGTGCTCCCGGCGTTCATCTGCAATATCTTTACCATTCTTTACTCCCCTCCTTCTATCCTGCCTTGCATCCATTCGGGCACTTATATTCGGTGCCCACCTAACTCCACACTTCTTACAGCAGAACCTTGACGATTCTTCGCTCTGATGAGTCTTTAGCAAACTATGATCTTATTTTATCAACATAAATCCTGCTAATACTGCCTCTATGTCTTCAGATAGACTCGAAGATTAAGCACTGAACTAGGCTAGGATTACATATTACACGTTAGGTCTCTGCTTTTGAAAATTCTTCAAGTCCCTCATTGAGTTTGAAAATTAGACCGTATTTCCATAATACACGGTTTAACTTTGATGGTTCCATTTTCAACCCCCAACAGGTTGACAGTCCCGTATCGATACATCTTATAAAAGATTTTTCCGCCATCTTATCAACCGCTTTCATGTCCATCTTTTTTTCCGCTCTTATTTAGTAGTATGCATTTTGTACTTAAATACCTATGTTTTGGCGATTGAAAATACCGTATACAAATAAACTCTTTATCGAGACGCAAAGTCAAACGGGCGACCAAAAGTTAATTTCGGGTATGCGATGGCTCTTACAAATTGTGAATAAAAATGGTGAGAAAGCGAACCACGGGGGAAGAAACAGTGAAGTGGAAGGACGAAGCGATAAAGAAGAAGCGGTGATAAAAGCGGAGGGAATGAAGCGGCGGGTGGCGGCGCGGAAGAAGCGATATAAGCAGAAGGCAAAGCGGCTCAGAAGGACTGCGGTAGAAAGAAAAGCTATTTTCTCCGTCTAAACTTTAAATAAATTGTTAATAACGCTCAAAAAAGAAAAATAAACGTTAATATCGCTTAGTTAGAATGTTTTTACCAGTAAATTTGAGCTAACGTCTCTCTCGTCGTCTAATATAACTTTATAGCCGCTATCCAGTCCTCATACTGCTTGCCATTGGTTTCAATAAACTGGGAGAAGCACGAAAAAATATTGACCGCCTTTTTGAAGCTACAAGCAGGGTAGTTCACGATATGAACGAGTTAAACCTCTGTGCTTCTTTAGCTATACTACTAACGTTACGCTTTGGCTTTCAAGGTTATTTCCAGCGAAGAGACGTTCATTTTGTCTCCGTTTTCCCCTACGAGCTGCTCTGTTCCCATCTTTATGTCCTTCACGTCTACGCCAGGCATGAACTTATTCCGTACTACCTCTGCGGTATCCACGGCTCGTGAGATCGCTCTACCTCTTGCTTTGATTACTACCTCGTCGCTCAAGCCGTTGTTAAACTGCGTCACTACTGCCAGGACATAACTCATCACTGGCTTATTTCCGATATAAATCACGTTGTCTTCTCCAGACATTTTTGCATCACAACGTTATACATACTACTCAAGGTTATATAAGCAAATTAGCTTTTTACCACACCACCAGAAAACCTGCTACCCAAAAATCAGAAGCGTCCTGAGAAAGCGGCTTTGATAACGTTTTTTCTCACAGTTTTAGAGGCGGTCCAACAATTCTACCGCCACGCTCTAAAACGCGATCGTGCTAACACAAAATGATCCGCCATTAATGTCCTCAGCATATTTAGGATAATTGATAGATAATTGTGAGACAATGTGCTGAGCGTTTATAGCTGCCTCATTTCAAGTCAATAGCAAAGCTTTTAATATGGTTTCACATACTATAATAGTACTATACGAATGGAGTGTTGATAGAAATGACGCTAAGGGAGGATAAAATGGGACAGTCATGGTTATTTCCACCAGCTATTACTGATTTTATACCGGAAGACCACATCTGCCATCTGGTTGCTGCCATCGTGAATAACATGGATATCCGTGACGTGGAGAAGAAGTACAGGTCAACACCAGGCAACCCGGTATATCCACGCCGGATGTTGCTGAGATTGGTGGTTATGGCATCCGTTGATTCTGTGTGGTCTTCGCGGAAAATTGCGAAACTGGCTTGCGAGAATGTGATTTATATGTACCTCACCGGGAACGAAAGGCCCGATTTCAGGACGATCTGCAATTTTAAAAGGGAATGCAAAGGGCTGCTTGAAGAGACCTTTAAGAAGACCGTTGTGGTCGCCAAAGCTGCGGGCATCGTGACCCGGGGACATATCTCGACGGACGGGACAAAACTCAAAGCCAATGCCTCAAATAGCTACACGCTGACTGAGAAGGAGCTGGAAGAGATCAGGAGAATAATAGATCGGGGGATAGCGGTGGATGAAGAAGAGGACCGGCTCTACGGTGATAAGCGCGGCGACGAACTTCCGCCAGAGCTCGATTCGCCCGAGAAGATCCGCAAAAAGCTCCAGGAGCTTGAAGAAGCTTCCGGCAAAAGGGTGAAGAGAGCGACGAAGCACCTGATCGAGCAGTATGCGCACGGCGATGCGCGCCAGCGGGAAAAGATCCGCGAAAAGCTGGAGAAGGCCGAGGAAGAGCTCACCACGAGCGGCCAGATTGCTGTCAGTCTGAGTGACCCCGAGGCGCGGTTTATGGGGAATAAGAACCACCGGGAACTCTCATATAATGCAATGCGCAGATCACCGTGGATCACGATTCCGGGATAATTCTGGCCAATGACGTCACGCAGGAGTGCACTGACCACCAGCAGGCGCAGCCGCAGCTCGAGCTGGTGGAGAAGCATCTCGGTGCCTTGCCAGAAGGAACGAAGGTAAGCATGGATAACGGCTACTTCAGCGGCGCGAACCTCTGGTATCTGGAGCAGAAGGCGCTGGATGGCTATATCCCTAATAGTAAGCAGGCACAGGAGCAGAAGGGCAAGAAGGTTGAGGGAGGTCAGTATTCGAAGGATAAGTTCGCCTATGATGAGGAGAAGGACCACTTTATCTGCCCTG
This genomic window contains:
- a CDS encoding MBL fold metallo-hydrolase; the encoded protein is MTRKERDELKFLGTAGARFVMITQFRASAGTLLSLQGTNILIDPGPGTLVKFTASRPKLNPAKLHALVLTHKHLDHSNDVNVMIEAMTEGGFKPRGVLLCPNDALHNGGDAVVLNYYKGLLDRIEIFKEGGSYTVGKLELQTPKRHVHSIVETFGLNIKLQGGASTIVSFISDTLYFEGLEEYYDGAVLIMNVAMYRRRDGVDHLSVKDAKRIIEARRPEVAILTHFGMTMLRNKPWEIAKQLSDETGVEVIAARDGMRFDLSPFI
- a CDS encoding ATP-binding protein — its product is MVKRGKIIAVAGKGGTGKTVIAALLLKFLTESSSSEQVLAIDADPATSLPSALGVKITKTIGDVREEIASPSQVFFSQDMPTDMLLEYKIEEILVKTPRFSVLAMGHSEGPGCYCLINDMLRHFIDKLSARFSTIIIDCEAGLEHLSRRTTRDVDTLLVVSDPTKRGIETASSIKRLAEKLQVNVRHIFLIVNKVRDDEQVKRALPGLLAQSGLELIGTVPEDETIGAFDLMGTPIIELPNDSKAVEAVKAICETVCAG
- a CDS encoding metal-dependent hydrolase, encoding MDPLTHYLAGYFLGRRSQLGDAGVRAVTLCALLPDIDTIGAVAGWDALFVLHRTATHSLLGALVIAVLVVLGFTVVRDRVQARQLLPWCVLGTLSHLFLDLFSFKTSLLTIFGVAAAQQAGPEYLEGVELLWPLSTARFSFVTAGLLSQECINIAMLVIFSLAIGGVVREARRGTYPWHSWITLFRESKCFSELSCRFTIGERRLATPYWSLCERLTTPQFEDGERSDDNTGNSIEEEVEHGLVEPPLQCRTEHEIETPFQKFPDHAHTHGKQNRKNAEPERRELDDTHVKGKIVEEDYGDEGDRCG
- a CDS encoding radical SAM protein, which codes for MKSPMSAPIYLETYECGELDERIAQLWSILRACTLCPRECGVDRINGERGYCKSDRQLIVSSVQPHFGEEDVLVGTHGSGTIFLTNCNLGCIYCQNYDISHLGHGRPMTEDELARSMLRLQHLGCHNINFVTPTHFTPQLVKALKVAIEGGLRVPLVYNCGGYESTRTLALLDGIVDLYMPDLKYSDNEVAKRYSTAHNYVEVSRAAVKEMHRQVGDLRVDERGIAVRGLLIRHLVLPHGLAGSEAVFKFIATELSQESYVNIMAQYRPMYKACEHDELSRGVTLREYQEALMSARKWGLHRGFED
- a CDS encoding metal-binding protein, with amino-acid sequence MKKTELVHLHMLLAQFKKYCEAKGFDCDFTKYKELSISPLQVNLSLEEHERAIFVLTLALLSATNRT
- the albA gene encoding DNA-binding protein Alba produces the protein MSGEDNVIYIGNKPVMSYVLAVVTQFNNGLSDEVVIKARGRAISRAVDTAEVVRNKFMPGVDVKDIKMGTEQLVGENGDKMNVSSLEITLKAKA